The sequence taaggtagctttgcttgttaaggctgagattgaaaagttattggaagctggatttatccgccctattgactattccccatggatttcaaatattgtcgctgtggctaaaccagataacaaaataagaatgtgtaccgactttcgggatctaaataaggcttctttaaaagatgattttcctcttccaaacattgacatgatagttgattctacgacaggacatgccttgttatccttcatggatggtttttcaggatacaatcaaatttttattaaccctcaagatcaattcaaaaccgctttcactactccttggggtacgttttgttggataatgatgccttttggactttaaaatgccagtgcaacttatcaacgagcgatgacccttatctttcatgattatatacataagattttagaggattatgttgatgacattttagccaaatccttttttcgcatggatcatattaaaatctttcgtcaaatctttgaaaggattcgtaaatatcacatgcgcttgaatccccgaaaatgtgtttttggtgtggatagtggaaaactattaggattcatagtttcgcatcgtgggattgaggtggacactaagaaaatagatgctattgtcaacatgccacctcctagaaatgtgtctcaacttaaaagcttacaaggaaagattcaagctattcataggtttgtatctcaacttgcggatcgtacttttcctttcactcaacttctcaaaaagaatatcacttttcaatagaatgaggattgtcagcaagcatttgaagatttaaaaatgtatttaactaatcctcctatccttcgaccggctgaaccttctaaacctttccttattTATACGGTTgcatcctctcatgctcttgcagcattattggcacaacatgataaagatggtaaagaatgtccggtttattacataagtcataccttactcgattatgagacccgatattctgcgataaaaagacaatgcttggccttggtgtttgcgactcagaaattgagacattatctcttaaactcagaagtccacgtcatggtaaagtttgatctgttgaagcatcttttctctaaaactgatttatcaggacgcctagctaagtgggttatgatgttaactgaatttgaccttaaatttgtttcacaaagagcaattaaagggcaagcgttgaccgatcacctaactgaggccccttcacctttctccttccctaaccctgagtcttttcctgacgacttcattctttctataaaggaagatgaaacttgggagttatactttgatggctctaagtgtcgtacggaatcgggggcaggtgttgttctgatttctcttacaaagaaacccattcccttatcctatcgtctaaatttcctgtgtaccaataacattgctgagtatgaggctcttatagcgggaataaaagcagccttagctcttaacataaaacacatacatatctatggagattcgcaattgattataagacaagtaacaggaatatatcaagcaaaacaagacaagttatcacaatataaagaccttgctatctctttgttacaaaaatttgattcttacaccatagaacctgttcctcgaaaagataatcgacatgcgaatgcaatggcatgtgtggcttctcttgtatctttagaggaccctatggttgatcttaaatttgttattcacaactttatttctccagctattgtagacgatcctagtctggtaacatgttgtgactttatagactcagatgaatggtactcgcatatcgtaagatatttgaccgatggtacctttcctgattctgctaatagaaacactagggctagaatccgcaagttgtctgctagatatatcattctttctaatgtcctttaccgaaggggttatgatggtcttctccttcgctgtcttaacaaatcagaaatccttgttgctcttgaagaggcgcattcaggtgcctgtgggggacattttggaggcaaatccttggttcatagattacttcgtatgggatactattggcaaactatgcagaaagattcttttttatttgttaagaaatgtcatcaatgtcaacaacataataatttgattcatgctcctgcccaagaactccgttctcaagtagcttcttggcctttttccgcatggggtttggatcttattcgTAAAATCTCTcatccttcatctcaaggacacaccttcattataaccgcaacagattactttacgaagtgggtagaaactattccccttcgctctaccactgctgaagtgatttgtcaatttcttctagaaaacatcatttctcgattcgggataccttctactataatctcagataatgggacatcatttaagaacaaggacgtgaagaaattcctcgagaagtatcatatcaaacatcgattttctacaccatactatcctcaatcaaatggtcaagccgaatcatccaataaaataatcgaacaaattcttcgcaaaaccgtgaataagcatggtaaggattggagtaaccagctaatctatgctctttggacctaccgaacgagtgtacgaattgctacaagaactactccttataatcttgtttatggtgctgacgctattatgcctttagagttagagattccatcacttagggtttctctcaaaggtatagtagatgatgactcttatagagaacaacgacttcaacagcttgagatgcttgatgaacaacgtataaacgctcttgagcatattcaagtgtatcacaaaactctacaacgaagctataatgataaggttattcaacgttccttctcagtaggtgacttagtcctctatgagaatcagcgcaatgtgaatgccttacctgcagaaaaggaaaaatttagtcctaattggcttggaccatacatcgttattgaagattatggagcaggtgcttacaaaatagcagatgtagacggtacgcctcttaaagaacctataaatgctatgcacttgcgtagatattatgcttaattcttcattccttatttatcttcttttcaattcttcaacattgggtaatatgttagtatctcctaattagagcaaaatagaattaaatgttatgatgtttaatctatattgcttcgttcttgacaagcgtatttccttacttcatggtttgtcttgaattcatttatgtaagttgtaaaagatttacatttccattatgctagcatattatacaatgtctttatgtgttaagtagagtcgtatcatgttgtgtttaagttcaaaattaaatcacgttagttatatgattattagacttaatgcatatttcttccctatcatcaatgtagtacttgattaaatatttaattcacacatgtatcaatttaatcatggtgcattgagaaatcaatcatatggaaattaaattctgaacatacatgtacatttaccaaatgtattagatttaatcaaagcaaaatatacattgttttaagcattaaagataacacatttgagacaaaagagaagcatgtatatatacatatatatatgtggatcgtatacaaatataggtcactatacatccaaaatgtgacctctcctacatcataaaatcatctcctatccctaggactagtggctggagagtgtcgactggacgctccctcctgatctggccgtgaaggtggacccatgggtgtgtagcgcgatacagaccgtgagtgactccgagaggaactcctacgatccctatccataaggatcgcgcgataggtggtggtctcggcctgagctgctgctagatctcgtcgcgcccgctgaaggtcctctgatagaactctctctctctccctccatatgtctacctgaactcgaaatggggaaaacgagtcttcatgccgacccgcgttcccctgaggcctataggcaatctatgaggaactggggatctgtgctatcgtggaaatgtctgtcactgcctgctgaattagggaacgccactcctgcacattagctgtggcagtagaatagatttttatattagtaccattctatatcatcaaaacattaataatcaatttaaacctactatacctgggtctccctcgcgccactagggatcatgatacggtaacatctgtgattgggatctactaggctcccctcgctcgactaatctgtgcacgatgggtgtaggctggacggtactaggaacaggtcttcgtatcgcctcatgttccccctattggggaataagaggaggatccagagctatggtatcatcccttgaatggtgaggagctgcatctgactcctcatcatctctatcctcatccgcatcctcatcctcatctgcatcctcgttctcctcatcatcagttctctcctcgtcctcatctctatctgtgtcctcctcctcggCGCTGGGCTGATCACCTGTAGGtagatcaggatctcccgcctcctcatgaccctctccctcctctggctcctctgacctagatccctggtcctcatctcggtctccatgtctccatgggcctggatggcctgtcgggtgatccggtggaaagataggacctggatatgatctcataaaccatgagacatatctgcgctgtgctccaggctctgcagaataatcagtgactacatcctgatcagatccctctatatctgtagtctcaatgtcatctatcgtcggtctcgctactgctctaggtctgggaaggacccgtgagtgtcgagtatagatgggcacatcgactggaacacactgctctagcccgaactgcctccgtactcggtcaaagtagaaagggactatgatgtgtgaatatcgtccctgcagtaggcggttcctctgtaagcatgctaactgtctctccatcccatcccatctgtacatccgcaggtaaggtctccacactatcacctcggttgtcagtctatcaaaaatcactctccaatataacagatctccaaatctccactcgctggtaagtggataagcaaacaccctaggtcgctcgctagccatactcagcgaaaagccaacaggcctggtgcatgtgaagtgctctaaaatccatacctgcagaagtgtgcatgtcatcaaactgcaaccctgtccaaatacatactcctcaaggtcgtgatagagatgtgcaagcatactccgaccccaagcatactctcatgtgtctctccatcgctctgatgcaccatgtgagactcCCATGCATGTGTGTGTCTCTCCCATTAGGGCAAacgactagtgctatgatggcgatcataaggcgtctcagaaggggtacctcccctgtaggatgtaagagtcagctgaccatgatgcaacctctcgtctcgctcggcatgactctccctatgcaatatacctgctccctctgatgatccttcgctgaccgatcggtcgcgtatgtaacagtcgctcctctgataggaagacgaagtatacggtacacatcctcgagtgtaaccgtcagtCCCCTACTGGAAGgggaaatgtgcatgtgtcaggatcccatcgctccatcaatgccatcagcattgcaggatggaaccgaatggctggcatgaggatcacataccataatcctactatcgacaagGTGTCTCTCTTTGCctgagtaagccgcggaatctgatctcgcaaactgcgaagaatatgtcccgctgtatgctctctcatgtacggaaggccctgcaacacaaaagcataaccgtaatcagtactcgatcatcaaaatcgctcatgcaaactgtcgaacatcgtatgccaagccctgattgggaccatggcgccctgtcagggaccttgcacacacactaggtctgcacacacaatacattttacaaaacaacttggctattcgtggaggtggaaatcaccgaagcgggggtttgactaaggcaaaaccctatatagccgcccatcccatttttcagatataagtgcaggttcaggactcggacgacaccgcaggatacagatccgaagagaacaggtcgagacagcactctgtatcaaattgcagagcagaagactgggacaggggcgctgggcgccctggtccctggtccctgggacagaggcgctgggtgccctggtcctccggacagacagctttccgacattGTTTCAaagtgcagaacaacagtttccggtgcagttttcagggcagtggcgcccgcgcccccgtcccgcacattttcagtccgattttgactccggatacacatctgcattcttatttcatccttgtatttacagctttccattgtctaagttcaattctgcaatcttgttgttagttcatatttacattttagggttaggaattggacttgcataatcttacctttcaattacaacaaaggaatagaaaccctaataggtagcccgtggctctctctttcacaaaaagaagtagccaattgtgtgatacctctaggctctttcgtattccgtaatgtgtgacaaaaggtagggttagggcatgataacctagtctcgctttttcccccacacattatTATATGCTTCATGTGATGCAATCCATTCAACTAAAAAATTATGAGATTTATTATGTCATCAAGGTGTTTTGATAGTGTATTCTAGATGCTATTATAGAGATGCTTGTATGACCATTGAGGTATTTCCGACTAGGTTTTATTTTGGCATTAGTTTTTTGACTATGAATTATGGGGTGCATATGTTGAGctcatttaaattatataattttattgttttaatgttatatattattattattatttttaaataaaaggcaTAAGCCTCTATATACTTGTATTTCACAAAAGATCAATTACAACTTTATGCAAAAATTCCATTGTACCATCTGGTAGGCAAAGATTTATAGCTTATAACTATACCGCTAATAATTATAGATATTTAGAAATCATATTGAAACAAAAGGTATTAGGAAACATTgctaaaaaatttataaaaaaatataagccAAGCAACATATAACCCAAATTAACGAGAGTAAAGATGAACCCAGTCAAAAGGGAGTAAAATAAGTTGAAGTAGTGATAAATGCCAAGATATACAATGTAAATTCAAAACACAGTAAACACAACGACGCTTTTCCACACAGTAATTTGTGTAGACAACACGGGTTTGCTAGTATATTAGGAGAGCATAGTCTGAAGGAACGCTTTTGGCCGAAATAAAAAAAAAAGCATACTCTATTTTATCGAAAAAATGCATCTTATTCAATTTTATTTAGAGTAATAAAAATACTACTTATAGAGAAACTAAAACATGCATGCATTTGCTTGTCATCTACACTTCAAATTTATTCAAATCCATTTTTTGTTTAcggtatgtcattgtagatgcctctcgacaaaATTACACGCTTTGAATCCAAAGCTTCACAGAACAATCGCCAAATTCCAACCGTTCTCAAAACAGATTTATAATTATACACTTTGAATCCAGAGCTTCACAAAACAATTGCCACGTGTTGTTACACATTTACAGCGAGACATGGCACGAATTCCATGAACAACACGAGCTTTAAGGCATTGTCATATTTCACAGTTCACAAAATTATGTTTTGTACTACATTCCAATTGGAGGTGTATATATTGTGTTGCAATCCTGTGACAAATGCTATTACGACTATGAGACTGTAAAAGTTGGCGTATTCAAACGATGCTTTCATTGTAAACGACACAAAAGATTGAATCTCAAACAAGAGTGAAAAGGCACGACGAGTGGAAAATCATGAGCGAGAAAAAGACGACCTAGATCTATCCAATCATCTTGCATTGGATATCTTCAACCCTCAACCATTGATTTGAAAATTTAGCTTGTCCATTTCAAATAAAGtaaattgtaa is a genomic window of Cryptomeria japonica chromosome 7, Sugi_1.0, whole genome shotgun sequence containing:
- the LOC131071217 gene encoding uncharacterized protein LOC131071217, which encodes MLAHLYHDLEEYVFGQGCSLMTCTLLQVWILEHFTCTRPVGFSLSMASERPRVFAYPLTSEWRFGDLLYWRVIFDRLTTEVIVWRPYLRMYRWDGMERQLACLQRNRLLQGRYSHIIVPFYFDRVRRQFGLEQCVPVDVPIYTRHSRVLPRPRAVARPTIDDIETTDIEGSDQDVVTDYSAEPGAQRRYVSWFMRSYPGPIFPPDHPTGHPGPWRHGDRDEDQGSRSEEPEEGEGHEEAGDPDLPTGDQPSAEEEDTDRDEDEERTDDEENEDADEDEDADEDRDDEESDAAPHHSRDDTIALDPPLIPQ